One Malus sylvestris chromosome 14, drMalSylv7.2, whole genome shotgun sequence DNA segment encodes these proteins:
- the LOC126600031 gene encoding uncharacterized protein LOC126600031 isoform X2 — MRGPKVKPFRVSAFKGSAQNDKSGGRTNGSKLPKNSVKLKENEDTITGSPQANDIPLSYASEADERIASSPVIHSLFKKWLRMLRTQSPSEVEDGLLGEEPPPMETSETKHEIQNKENDGILRTVWCNFLGLNATVKIPLLIFIPMYLAVNMIHGAKVSKELTPLWVLGPLIVALYIKMLQWLCALYVFSFKQTVKVIKNLPTYYMVAYTYIAHGKLKEEIRARFWQPLLNVKNLDYKKLSRRKLKALQGLIIEKYLDFVESIWPYYCRTIRFLKRANLI; from the exons ATGCGGGGACCAAAAGTTAAACCTTTCAGAGTTTCAGCCTTCAAGGGCAGTGCTCAGAATGATAAATCTGGAGGTAGAACAAATGGATCAAAGCTTCCCAAGAATTCGGTCAAACTAAAAGAGAATGAGGATACTATCACGGGATCTCCTCAGGCAAATGATATTCCTCTTTCTTATGCCTCTGAAGCAGATGAGAGAATTGCATCTTCCCCCGTCATTCATAGTTTATTTAAGAAATGGTTGAGAATGCTTCGAACACAATCACCAAGTGAAGTAGAAGATGGGCTTTTGGGGGAAGAACCGCCTCCAATGGAGACGTCAGAAACTAAGCATGAGATTCAAAACAAGGAAAATGATGGGATTCTACGGACGGTTTGGTGCAATTTTCTGGGTCTAAACGCTACAGTAAAGATACCCTTACTTATTTT CATCCCCATGTACCTGGCAGTTAATATGATTCATGGGGCCAAAGTTTCAAAGGAGTTGACACCTTTGTGGGTTTTAGGACCCCTCATTGTAGCACTCTACATCAAGATGCTTCAGTGGTTGTGTGCACTCTATGTTTTCAGCTTCAAGCAGACTGTTAAAGTAATCAAGAATTTACCCACTTACTACATGGTGGCCTATACATACATTGCACATGGGAAGCTTAAAGAGGAAATACGGGCTCGTTTCTGGCAACCTTTACTGAACGTTAAGAACTTAGACTACAAGAAATTATCCAGAAGAAAGCTGAAAGCATTGCAAGGGTTGATAATCGAGAAATACCTTGATTTCGTGGAATCAATATGGCCTTATTACTGCAGAACAATCAGATTCCTAAAGAGGGCTAATCTCATTTAG
- the LOC126600031 gene encoding uncharacterized protein LOC126600031 isoform X1, which yields MALVTHQMQGSYVTYPSRPLSWSKGMKLKQCVTTHQMVGRKEKCFILKRNLCLSVGASLMRGPKVKPFRVSAFKGSAQNDKSGGRTNGSKLPKNSVKLKENEDTITGSPQANDIPLSYASEADERIASSPVIHSLFKKWLRMLRTQSPSEVEDGLLGEEPPPMETSETKHEIQNKENDGILRTVWCNFLGLNATVKIPLLIFIPMYLAVNMIHGAKVSKELTPLWVLGPLIVALYIKMLQWLCALYVFSFKQTVKVIKNLPTYYMVAYTYIAHGKLKEEIRARFWQPLLNVKNLDYKKLSRRKLKALQGLIIEKYLDFVESIWPYYCRTIRFLKRANLI from the exons ATGGCTTTGGTTACCCATCAAATGCAG GGTTCTTATGTGACTTATCCCTCTAGGCCTTTGTCATGGAGCAAAGGGATGAAGTTGAAGCAGTGTGTAACAACACATCAAATGGTCGGGAGGAAAGAGAAGTGCTTTATCCTAAAGCGCAACCTTTGTTTAAG TGTAGGGGCTTCTCTCATGCGGGGACCAAAAGTTAAACCTTTCAGAGTTTCAGCCTTCAAGGGCAGTGCTCAGAATGATAAATCTGGAGGTAGAACAAATGGATCAAAGCTTCCCAAGAATTCGGTCAAACTAAAAGAGAATGAGGATACTATCACGGGATCTCCTCAGGCAAATGATATTCCTCTTTCTTATGCCTCTGAAGCAGATGAGAGAATTGCATCTTCCCCCGTCATTCATAGTTTATTTAAGAAATGGTTGAGAATGCTTCGAACACAATCACCAAGTGAAGTAGAAGATGGGCTTTTGGGGGAAGAACCGCCTCCAATGGAGACGTCAGAAACTAAGCATGAGATTCAAAACAAGGAAAATGATGGGATTCTACGGACGGTTTGGTGCAATTTTCTGGGTCTAAACGCTACAGTAAAGATACCCTTACTTATTTT CATCCCCATGTACCTGGCAGTTAATATGATTCATGGGGCCAAAGTTTCAAAGGAGTTGACACCTTTGTGGGTTTTAGGACCCCTCATTGTAGCACTCTACATCAAGATGCTTCAGTGGTTGTGTGCACTCTATGTTTTCAGCTTCAAGCAGACTGTTAAAGTAATCAAGAATTTACCCACTTACTACATGGTGGCCTATACATACATTGCACATGGGAAGCTTAAAGAGGAAATACGGGCTCGTTTCTGGCAACCTTTACTGAACGTTAAGAACTTAGACTACAAGAAATTATCCAGAAGAAAGCTGAAAGCATTGCAAGGGTTGATAATCGAGAAATACCTTGATTTCGTGGAATCAATATGGCCTTATTACTGCAGAACAATCAGATTCCTAAAGAGGGCTAATCTCATTTAG
- the LOC126600030 gene encoding uncharacterized protein LOC126600030: protein MAIKCGSSFSCLATSPASHCQTTRGSQLSLLRVPYCSQQRKGQQLRYAKGNSCILRHRVGQSSKRIPNSHSVLFAVAEDQSQYSEIKTDAMEQETHLPNSEDIFPSNSSYIHFDGTGGKPGLISFYNRPYKREEEVSTNNPERNQNSLLWFIGPAVLLASFIFPSLYLRKILSTIFEDSLLTDFLILFFTEALFYSGVAVFLLLIDRSRRTAEPELVVPSNRTPASQLGQRISSVASLVLSLIIPMVTMGYVWPWTGPAASATLAPYLVGIVVQFAFEQYARYKKSPSWPVIPVIFQVYRLHQLNRAAQLVTALSFTVRGAETTPHNLAINSSLGTLLNVLQCLGVICIWSLSSFLMRFFSSTTANPP from the exons ATGGCGATTAAATGTGGTTCTTCGTTTTCTTGCCTGGCAACTTCTCCTGCTTCCCATTGCCAAACCACAAGGGGTTCCCAG TTGAGCTTATTGCGTGTACCGTACTGCAGCCAACAACGTAAGGGTCAACAGCTGAGATATGCTAAAG GTAATTCATGCATATTGAGACATCGAGTAGGGCAGTCAAGCAAAAGGATCCCAAACAGTCACAGTGTTCTTTTTGCTGTTGCTGAAGATCAGTCACAATATAGTGAGATAAAAACAGATGCTATGGAGCAAGAAACTCACCTTCCTAATTCTGAAGATATATTTCCTTCTAACAGTTCATATATCCATTTTGATGGTACTGGTGGAAAACCGGGTTTAAtctctttttataaccgtccgTATAAAAGGGAAGAAGAAGTTTCTACAAATAATCCAGAAAGGAACCAAAACAGCCTCTTATGGTTCATTGGTCCAGCTGTTCTCCTAGCTTCTTTCATTTTCCCCTCGCTCTATCTGCGCAAAATACTATCTACTATATTTGAGGATTCTTTGTTGACAG ATTTTCTCATCTTGTTCTTCACGGAAGCTCTCTTCTACAGTGGTGTTGCAGTGTTTCTTCTTCTGATTGACCGTTCAAGGAGGACAGCTGAACCAGAATTGGTTGTCCCCAGTAACAGAACCCCAGCCTCTCAGTTAGGACAGCGAATCTCATCTGTTGCTTCCTTGGTACTCAGTCTTATAATTCCTATGGTGACTATGGGTTATGTCTGGCCATGGACTGGCCCTGCAGCTTCTGCTACTCTTGCTCCATATCTGGTTGGTATAGTGGTCCAATTTGCATTTGAGCAGTATGCAAGATATAAGAAGTCACCTTCATGGCCTGTTATCCCGGTCATCTTTCAA GTCTATAGATTGCATCAACTGAATAGAGCAGCGCAACTGGTGACTGCTCTGTCCTTTACAGTCAGAGGCGCTGAGACGACACCGCACAACTTGGCAATAAACAGTTCCTTGGGTACACTGTTGAATGTCCTTCAATGCCTAGGAGTTATCTGCATTTGGTCTCTCTCAAGTTTCCTTATGAGGTTTTTCTCTTCCACCACTGCTAATCCACCTTAA